In one Sphingomonas sp. S1-29 genomic region, the following are encoded:
- the asd gene encoding archaetidylserine decarboxylase (Phosphatidylserine decarboxylase is synthesized as a single chain precursor. Generation of the pyruvoyl active site from a Ser is coupled to cleavage of a Gly-Ser bond between the larger (beta) and smaller (alpha chains). It is an integral membrane protein.), producing the protein MSDRLQILLQHLLPKQRLTVFAGRVAGARGSALTPRLIRWFVKRYCVDMAEAANPDIASYASFNDFFTRPLKPGARPIAPADFVSPVDGAISQLGAIDDHHIVQAKGHRFTTTELVGGDAALAAGFAHGSFANLYLSPRDYHRLHMPCDGKLRRMIYVPGALFSVNPVTARGVANLFARNERVVCVFDSPEHGPFVMVLVGATIVGSMATVWHGVVNPKRTGAPAEWDYADQNIVLKQGEEMGRFLLGSTIVMLFKPGTIAFNPAWAPERPVRLGEVMGNRPD; encoded by the coding sequence ATGTCCGATCGCCTTCAAATCCTGCTGCAACATCTGCTCCCCAAGCAGCGGCTGACCGTGTTCGCGGGCCGCGTCGCGGGTGCGCGCGGGAGCGCGCTGACGCCGCGGCTGATCCGCTGGTTCGTAAAGCGCTACTGCGTCGACATGGCCGAAGCCGCGAACCCAGACATCGCAAGCTATGCGAGCTTCAACGACTTCTTCACCCGGCCGCTCAAGCCCGGCGCCCGCCCGATCGCGCCCGCCGATTTCGTCTCGCCCGTCGATGGCGCGATCAGCCAGTTGGGCGCGATCGACGACCATCATATCGTCCAGGCCAAGGGGCATCGCTTCACCACTACCGAACTGGTCGGCGGCGACGCGGCGCTGGCGGCAGGGTTCGCGCATGGCAGCTTCGCCAACCTGTATCTCTCGCCGCGCGACTATCACCGGCTGCACATGCCCTGCGACGGCAAGCTGCGGCGGATGATCTATGTGCCCGGCGCGCTCTTTTCGGTGAACCCCGTCACCGCGCGCGGCGTCGCCAATCTGTTCGCGCGCAACGAGCGCGTGGTGTGCGTGTTCGATTCACCCGAGCATGGGCCATTCGTGATGGTGCTGGTCGGTGCGACGATCGTCGGCAGCATGGCGACGGTTTGGCACGGCGTCGTCAACCCCAAGCGCACCGGCGCGCCTGCCGAATGGGACTATGCCGACCAAAATATCGTGCTGAAGCAGGGCGAGGAAATGGGCCGCTTCCTGCTCGGATCGACGATCGTCATGCTGTTCAAGCCGGGCACGATCGCCTTCAACCCCGCATGGGCGCCCGAACGCCCGGTGCGGCTGGGCGAGGTGATGGGCAACCGTCCGGACTGA
- a CDS encoding cellulase N-terminal Ig-like domain-containing protein, which produces MRGYRFVTMAAAVALAVPVGAQQARRETATPTRTAAAEDGQLSLSERGYLTRPGLDVIVFDDIYPDGHQTGVTVIQHGLRVAANGDIRLEAEPGQWSPMPKGGERKIDPATGTITQTLSFPDPDKDGKGFNPIFYPDLELSYKVRVAPEPGGGFRVSVDMDQPVPAEWVGRVGFNFELFPEHLFGRSWVMGDQGGTFPRQPNGPVAASTGPQVPVPRNAQPNGPVQNPNGQILGVPLGTGRSLVVAPESDRQRMTITSETGTIALIDGRSAHNNGWYIARETVKAGATTNAVSWVVRPNTIAGWSYAPVVQVSQVGYAAAQPKRAVIELDARGVATEAQATLYRLTAAGREAVKTGPTANWGNFLRYRYRTFDFSDVTTPGMYVLAYGGTETNAFRIGDDVYSRGVWQPTLETFLPVQMCHMLVREKYRVWHGLDHQDDALMARTDLNHFDGYVQGPQPMTRFAPGEIVPGLNAGGWHDAGDYDLRVESQIGTVWVLAKMVEELGLDYDATRVDAAAKSVEIRDPDGKNDAIQQIEHGLASVLGGYRALGRLYRGVITPDLRSYAMLGDAANHSDNVFRKPVAGLGVDANGKPVDFDDRWVFTEDNPDRELYTAAGLAAAARVLKRNNPALSAEALAAARAIAANAMARAKSVPNKVFALAELAQATGDRAYFTALGDMTDVIVAKPGETAWMLASIRGDLPAAMRSRVDAAVVGYQRTVQASAKTDSPYGIPYVPKIWGAGWDIQERGVQQWFFEKGWPDATDEASWLNALNFVLGAHPGENRASFVSGVGAESALVAYGVNRADWSYIPGGVISGTNLVRPDLPELKTWPYFWQQGEYVMGGGATNFMFLALAADRKYAGAK; this is translated from the coding sequence ATGCGGGGATACAGGTTCGTGACGATGGCGGCGGCGGTTGCGCTGGCGGTGCCGGTCGGTGCGCAGCAGGCCCGGCGCGAGACGGCGACGCCGACCCGGACCGCGGCGGCCGAAGACGGGCAGCTCTCGCTGTCGGAGCGCGGCTATTTGACCCGGCCCGGCCTCGACGTGATCGTGTTCGACGATATCTATCCCGATGGCCACCAGACCGGGGTGACGGTGATCCAGCACGGGCTGCGTGTCGCGGCCAATGGCGACATCCGGCTGGAGGCCGAGCCCGGCCAATGGTCGCCGATGCCTAAAGGGGGCGAGCGCAAGATCGATCCGGCAACCGGCACGATTACCCAGACGCTTTCCTTTCCCGATCCCGACAAGGACGGCAAAGGCTTCAACCCGATCTTCTACCCCGATCTGGAGCTGTCGTACAAAGTCCGCGTCGCGCCCGAGCCAGGCGGCGGGTTCCGCGTCAGCGTCGACATGGATCAGCCGGTGCCCGCCGAATGGGTCGGCCGCGTGGGGTTCAATTTCGAGCTGTTCCCCGAGCATCTGTTCGGACGCTCCTGGGTGATGGGCGATCAGGGCGGCACCTTCCCGCGCCAGCCCAACGGCCCGGTCGCGGCATCGACCGGACCCCAGGTGCCGGTCCCGCGCAACGCGCAGCCCAACGGGCCGGTGCAGAACCCCAACGGCCAGATCCTGGGCGTGCCGCTGGGCACCGGCCGCAGCCTGGTGGTAGCGCCCGAAAGCGATCGCCAGCGCATGACGATCACCAGCGAGACCGGAACGATCGCGCTGATCGATGGACGATCGGCGCATAACAACGGCTGGTATATCGCGCGCGAGACGGTGAAGGCGGGGGCCACCACCAATGCGGTGTCGTGGGTCGTGCGGCCCAACACCATCGCCGGCTGGAGCTATGCCCCGGTCGTCCAGGTGAGCCAGGTCGGCTACGCCGCCGCCCAGCCCAAGCGCGCGGTGATCGAGCTCGATGCCCGTGGCGTCGCGACCGAAGCGCAGGCGACGCTCTATCGGCTGACCGCCGCGGGGCGCGAAGCGGTCAAGACCGGGCCGACGGCGAACTGGGGCAATTTCCTGCGCTATCGCTACCGCACCTTCGACTTTTCCGATGTCACCACCCCCGGCATGTATGTGCTGGCCTATGGCGGGACCGAGACCAACGCGTTCCGGATCGGCGACGATGTCTATTCGCGCGGGGTGTGGCAGCCGACGCTCGAGACCTTCCTGCCGGTGCAGATGTGCCACATGCTGGTACGCGAGAAATATCGCGTGTGGCACGGGCTCGACCATCAGGACGATGCGCTGATGGCGCGCACCGACCTCAACCATTTCGATGGCTATGTGCAGGGGCCGCAGCCGATGACCCGGTTCGCGCCGGGGGAGATCGTGCCGGGGCTCAACGCCGGCGGCTGGCACGACGCGGGCGATTACGACCTGCGCGTCGAATCGCAGATCGGCACGGTGTGGGTGCTCGCCAAGATGGTCGAGGAACTCGGCCTCGATTACGACGCGACGCGGGTCGACGCCGCGGCGAAATCGGTCGAGATCCGCGATCCCGACGGCAAGAACGACGCGATCCAGCAGATCGAGCACGGGCTCGCCAGCGTGCTCGGCGGCTATCGCGCGCTGGGGCGGCTGTACCGCGGGGTCATCACCCCCGATCTTCGGTCCTACGCGATGCTCGGCGACGCCGCGAACCATAGCGACAACGTCTTCCGCAAGCCGGTCGCGGGGCTCGGTGTCGATGCCAATGGCAAACCGGTCGACTTCGACGATCGCTGGGTGTTCACCGAGGATAACCCCGATCGCGAACTCTACACCGCCGCCGGGCTCGCCGCCGCCGCCCGGGTGCTAAAGCGCAACAATCCCGCATTGTCGGCCGAAGCGCTCGCCGCGGCACGCGCGATCGCTGCCAATGCCATGGCGCGCGCCAAGAGCGTGCCGAACAAGGTGTTCGCGCTGGCCGAACTGGCGCAGGCGACGGGCGACCGCGCCTATTTCACCGCGCTGGGCGACATGACCGACGTGATCGTCGCCAAGCCCGGCGAAACCGCGTGGATGCTGGCGTCGATCCGCGGTGACCTGCCCGCGGCGATGCGCAGCCGCGTCGATGCCGCGGTGGTCGGCTATCAGCGAACGGTGCAGGCAAGCGCCAAGACCGACAGCCCTTACGGCATCCCCTATGTCCCCAAGATCTGGGGCGCGGGCTGGGATATCCAGGAGCGCGGGGTGCAGCAATGGTTCTTCGAAAAGGGCTGGCCCGACGCGACCGACGAGGCCAGCTGGCTGAATGCGCTGAACTTCGTGCTCGGCGCGCATCCGGGCGAGAACCGCGCGAGCTTCGTCAGCGGGGTGGGGGCCGAATCGGCGTTGGTGGCCTATGGGGTGAATCGCGCCGACTGGTCGTATATTCCCGGCGGGGTGATTTCGGGGACGAACCTGGTGCGGCCCGATCTGCCCGAACTCAAGACCTGGCCGTATTTCTGGCAACAAGGGGAATATGTCATGGGCGGTGGTGCGACGAACTTCATGTTCCTGGCGCTCGCGGCCGACCGCAAATATGCGGGGGCCAAGTGA
- a CDS encoding aldose epimerase family protein codes for MSAGRTMSLVAVALLVAPVAQAQVAGGIVDDDPAIREYVLQNANGTRVRFLNYGATVTGVEVADRAGRRANVVLSYPRESDYRRGSEGNWFGSMIGRYAGRIAGARFPLDGRMVQLKPNNGPNALHGGGGQGPDRAIWRVREFSDQQGVGAVLRHVSPAGTQGYPGTMTITVVYRLSDDDALTTEISATTDAPTVVNLTNHAYFNLGGVGSGTVEDHLLSIAADEMVVTREGGIPTGALARVAGTPLDFRDPHAIGARIDATDRAIKPRPGYDHGFVLRGGVADEPRSVAVLTDPASGRTLTIETTEPSVQFYTAEHMDGSEAGSAGPLTKRAGAALETQHFPDSPNQPSFPSTELRPGKSFKGVTVWRFGVAVK; via the coding sequence ATGAGCGCGGGTCGAACGATGTCGCTGGTCGCGGTCGCGCTGTTGGTAGCGCCCGTTGCGCAGGCGCAGGTCGCGGGCGGCATCGTCGACGATGATCCAGCGATCCGCGAATATGTGCTGCAGAACGCCAACGGCACGCGGGTGCGCTTCCTGAACTATGGCGCGACGGTGACCGGCGTCGAAGTCGCCGACCGCGCGGGCAGGCGTGCGAACGTGGTGCTGAGCTATCCGCGGGAGAGCGACTATCGCCGCGGCAGCGAAGGCAATTGGTTCGGCTCGATGATCGGACGCTATGCCGGGCGGATCGCCGGTGCCCGCTTTCCGCTCGACGGGCGGATGGTCCAGCTCAAGCCCAACAACGGCCCCAACGCGCTGCATGGCGGCGGCGGGCAGGGACCCGATCGCGCGATCTGGCGCGTGCGCGAATTCTCCGACCAGCAGGGTGTGGGCGCGGTGCTGCGCCACGTTTCGCCGGCGGGGACGCAGGGCTATCCGGGAACGATGACGATCACCGTCGTCTATCGCTTGTCCGACGACGATGCGCTCACCACCGAAATCAGCGCGACCACCGACGCGCCGACGGTCGTCAACCTGACGAACCATGCTTATTTCAACCTGGGCGGGGTGGGATCGGGGACGGTCGAAGACCATCTGCTCAGCATCGCCGCCGATGAAATGGTGGTGACGCGCGAAGGCGGGATCCCCACCGGCGCGCTCGCGCGGGTGGCGGGAACCCCGCTCGATTTTCGCGATCCGCACGCGATCGGCGCGCGGATCGACGCGACTGACCGGGCGATCAAGCCGCGTCCGGGCTATGACCATGGGTTCGTGCTGCGCGGCGGGGTGGCCGACGAACCCCGCAGCGTGGCGGTGTTGACCGATCCCGCGAGCGGCAGGACGCTGACGATCGAAACGACCGAGCCGAGCGTGCAATTCTATACTGCCGAGCACATGGACGGCAGCGAGGCGGGGAGCGCTGGACCGCTAACCAAACGCGCGGGTGCTGCGCTCGAAACGCAGCATTTTCCGGACAGCCCGAACCAACCGAGTTTCCCCTCCACCGAGCTGCGTCCGGGTAAAAGCTTCAAGGGCGTGACGGTGTGGCGGTTCGGGGTGGCAGTCAAATAG